The following are encoded in a window of Paenibacillus polymyxa genomic DNA:
- a CDS encoding sensor histidine kinase produces MDFQADIIDRVIKNAIQVMENSKYQMFEILDTARTELVTLNQELQSVLKETAETIEKVDQLEMNYRRSRIRLTEVSRDFVRYSEEDIKQAYEKATQLQLDVMIFREKEMYLKARRDDLQKRAKSVEASVERAETIGSQMGVVLEYLSGELGQVTRIIESAKNRQFIGLKIILAQEEERKRISREIHDGPAQLLAHLVLRTEIVERMIAKQEFKMVQDEIVDLKKQVRSSLEEMRKVIFNLRPMALDDLGLIPTLRKYVQDFEEKTKIRSLFETRGKEHRLSSAMEAAIYRLIQEALTNAAKHAYPTYVLVEITYQAQLVKIVVQDNGLGFKPELFQQKSKDHGHFGLIGMRERVELLEGRMEIESAENQGTKIVIHIPTNVEKGKE; encoded by the coding sequence GTGGACTTTCAAGCCGATATCATAGACCGAGTCATTAAAAATGCCATCCAGGTGATGGAGAACAGCAAATATCAGATGTTCGAAATATTGGACACGGCCCGGACCGAGCTGGTCACGTTAAATCAGGAGCTCCAGAGCGTCTTGAAGGAAACAGCAGAAACGATCGAAAAGGTGGACCAGCTGGAAATGAACTATCGGCGGTCCCGCATTCGGTTGACTGAGGTCAGCCGCGACTTCGTTCGCTATTCGGAAGAGGATATCAAGCAGGCTTATGAGAAGGCAACACAGCTTCAACTCGATGTGATGATTTTCCGCGAGAAGGAAATGTATCTCAAAGCCAGAAGAGATGATCTTCAAAAGCGGGCCAAAAGTGTCGAGGCTTCTGTCGAGCGCGCCGAAACCATCGGTTCGCAGATGGGGGTCGTGCTGGAATATTTGTCGGGTGAATTGGGGCAAGTGACGCGGATCATCGAATCGGCCAAAAACCGGCAGTTTATTGGTCTGAAAATTATTTTGGCTCAGGAAGAGGAGCGCAAACGTATATCCCGTGAAATTCACGATGGACCTGCGCAGCTCCTTGCGCATCTAGTGCTTAGGACGGAAATTGTGGAAAGAATGATCGCCAAGCAGGAATTTAAGATGGTTCAGGACGAAATAGTAGACTTGAAGAAACAGGTTCGCTCCAGTCTTGAGGAAATGCGAAAGGTCATTTTCAATTTGCGTCCTATGGCCCTGGATGACCTGGGACTTATTCCGACGCTCCGGAAATATGTGCAGGATTTTGAAGAAAAAACGAAAATTAGATCGCTTTTTGAAACAAGGGGCAAGGAACACCGTCTCTCTTCCGCGATGGAAGCAGCCATTTACCGTCTGATCCAGGAAGCTTTGACCAACGCTGCCAAGCATGCTTATCCTACCTATGTGCTTGTTGAGATTACCTATCAGGCGCAGCTTGTAAAAATCGTGGTGCAGGATAATGGTTTGGGCTTTAAGCCAGAGCTTTTTCAGCAAAAAAGCAAAGATCATGGGCATTTTGGTCTGATTGGTATGCGGGAAAGGGTTGAACTGCTCGAGGGGAGAATGGAGATCGAATCAGCTGAGAATCAAGGCACCAAGATAGTGATTCATATCCCAACCAACGTGGAAAAGGGAAAGGAGTAA